Proteins from a genomic interval of Lolium perenne isolate Kyuss_39 chromosome 1, Kyuss_2.0, whole genome shotgun sequence:
- the LOC127327727 gene encoding pentatricopeptide repeat-containing protein At5g39680-like: MTSPGGAALLRHAAVAVLRTAEAAGKVSAGMAIHARMVRSTHFDVILHNHLISFYVKCGRLGLAHQVFDAMPLRNPASGNLLMSGYASSGRHRDALALLRAADFSLNEYVLSTAVSATAHVRSYDMGRQCHGHAIKSGLSEHPYVCNAVLHMYCQCAHVEDAVKVFESVSGFNAFAFNSMINGFLDKGKFDASVGIVRSMVGEVEQWDHVSYVAVLGHCASTKELLLGRQVHAQALKRRLELNVYVGSALVDMYGKCDCACDAHSAFEVLPEKNVVSWTAVMTAYTQNELFEEALQLFLDLEMEGVRPNEFTYAVALNSCAGLAALKNGNAISASAMKTGHWGALSVCNALINMYSKSGSIQDAWRVFLSMPCRDVVSWNSIIIGYAHHGLAREAMCVFHYMLGAEESPSYVTFVGVLSACAQLGLVDEGLYYLNTMMKEMGIKPGKEHYTCMVGLLCRAGRLDEAEQFILSNYIGADVVAWRSLLGSCQVYKNYGLGHRVAEQILQLKPSDVGTYVLLSNMYAKANRWDGVVKVRKLMRERGVRKEPGVSWIQVGSEVHVFTSEDKNHQWINQITTKLKDLIDQIKVIGYVPNFGVVLHDVEDEQKEEHLMYHSEKMALAFGLIHSPEGATIRIMKNLRICDDCHVAIKLISLVTARRIVVRDTVRFHCIEDGVCSCDDYW, translated from the coding sequence ATGACTAGCCCCGGCGGCGCCGCTCTCCTGCGGCACGCAGCCGTCGCCGTGCTCCGCACAGCGGAGGCCGCCGGCAAGGTTTCCGCAGGCATGGCAATCCACGCGCGGATGGTTAGATCCACCCATTTCGATGTCATCCTGCACAACCACCTCATCTCCTTCTATGTCAAGTGCGGCCGCCTCGGCCTTGCCCACCAGGTGTTCGACGCAATGCCCTTGCGGAACCCGGCCTCCGGGAACCTCCTCATGTCCGGCTACGCTTCCTCTGGCCGCCACAGGGATGCTCTTGCTCTGCTCAGGGCGGCCGACTTCAGCCTGAACGAGTACGTTCTCTCGACCGCCGTGTCCGCGACGGCCCATGTCCGGAGCTATGACATGGGGAGGCAGTGTCACGGACATGCTATCAAGTCTGGGCTGTCGGAGCACCCCTACGTTTGCAATGCGGTTCTGCATATGTACTGCCAGTGCGCGCATGTGGAGGATGCAGTTAAGGTGTTCGAGAGCGTATCCGGTTTCAACGCGTTCGCGTTCAACTCGATGATAAATGGGTTTCTTGACAAGGGGAAGTTTGACGCTTCGGTCGGTATTGTGAGAAGCATGGTTGGAGAAGTTGAGCAGTGGGATCATGTGTCGTATGTCGCAGTTCTTGGGCATTGTGCTAgcaccaaggagttgctgcttggCCGTCAAGTGCATGCCCAAGCGTTGAAGAGGAGGCTCGAGCTGAATGTGTATGTTGGCAGCGCGCTGGTTGATATGTATGGGAAGTGTGACTGTGCCTGTGATGCTCATTCTGCGTTCGAGGTTTTGCCGGAAAAGAATGTTGTTTCTTGGACAGCTGTTATGACTGCCTATACCCAAAACGAGCTGTTTGAAGAGGCGTTGCAGTTGTTCTTAGACTTGGAAATGGAAGGTGTCCGGCCAAATGAGTTCACTTATGCTGTGGCTCTCAACAGTTGTGCTGGTCTTGCAGCCTTGAAAAATGGCAATGCAATTAGTGCCTCTGCTATGAAAACTGGGCATTGGGGTGCTCTATCTGTCTGTAATGCCCTCATTAATATGTACTCCAAAAGTGGCAGCATCCAGGATGCATGGAGAGTCTTCCTTTCTATGCCATGCCGTGACGTGGTCTCTTGGAATTCCATCATAATAGGCTAtgctcatcatggtcttgctagaGAAGCCATGTGCGTATTTCATTATATGTTGGGTGCTGAAGAATCCCCATCTTATGTCACCTTTGTTGGGGTGCTGTCAGCTTGTGCTCAGCTGGGTCTTGTAGACGAAGGATTGTACTACTTGAATACTATGATGAAGGAAATGGGAATAAAACCTGGAAAAGAGCACTACACTTGTATGGTTGGTTTGCTGTGCAGAGCTGGACGGCTAGATGAGGCGGAACAATTCATATTGAGTAATTATATCGGGGCAGACGTTGTTGCATGGAGATCACTTTTAGGTTCTTGCCAGGTATATAAAAACTATGGTCTTGGTCATCGAGTAGCAGAGCAGATCCTTCAGTTGAAGCCCAGTGATGTAGGAACCTATGTTTTGCTTTCTAACATGTATGCAAAAGCAAACCGATGGGATGGTGTTGTCAAGGTGCGGAAGCTGATGAGAGAGAGGGGTGTTAGAAAAGAGCCTGGTGTTAGTTGGATTCAAGTAGGAAGTGAGGTCCATGTTTTCACATCAGAGGACAAGAATCACCAATGGATAAACCAGATCACCACAAAACTCAAAGACTTGATAGATCAGATTAAAGTGATTGGATATGTTCCAAATTTTGGGGTTGTCCTACATGATGTTgaggatgaacaaaaggaggagcaCCTTATGTATCACAGCGAGAAAATGGCTCTTGCATTTGGCCTTATTCACAGTCCCGAAGGAGCAACTATCCGTATAATGAAAAATCTTAGGATATGTGATGATTGCCATGTTGCTATCAAACTCATATCACTTGTGACAGCAAGAAGAATAGTTGTAAGGGATACCGTTCGCTTTCATTGTATAGAAGATGGAGTATGCTCATGTGATGACTATTGGTGA
- the LOC127327729 gene encoding uncharacterized protein, with protein sequence MRRAAALLLLLLLAFSVAAVVVAAEDITDILPAGGNNGSAVEDPGLGKTGQNGETNPDAERKAHEEGGLDSAVAGNNNTDTSVEGASAGSDDPVQKPSDRDENTTATASSTDFSQDPLVSGCDPSHRCLIGKHKFIACLKVSGDSSALSLLMDNKGVHPLDVSITAPDYVTIAEYTVHVEANGHNETQVSVSVSDTMNDMAIVLKVAEETCRINLDTAVTRNRGRAIPMRLTSTYMLVPAFVLLGLVGLCVKLRKSSKPDGAPAYQKLDAPELPVSIGGKKEADHADKWDDNWGDDWDDEEAPSTPSNSMPNLSSKGLASRKSTKDGWKD encoded by the exons ATGCGGCGGGCagcggcgctcctcctcctcctcctcctcgccttcTCGGTCGCCGCCGTCGTAGTAGCAGCAGAG GATATCACTGATATCCTACCAGCAGGAGGAAACAACGGTAGCGCTGTAGAGGATCCAGGTCTTGGCAAAACAGGGCAGAATGGTGAGACAAATCCTGACGCAGAGCGCAAAGCGCACGAGGAGGGCGGACTCGATAGCGCCGTTGCTGGCAACAATAACACGGATACTTCCGTAGAAGGGGCTAGCGCAGGAAGCGATGATCCGGTACAGAAGCCCAGCGACAGAGATGAGAATACAACAGCAACAGCATCCTCGACGGACTTTTCGCAGGATCCTCTTGTCAGCGGGTGCGATCCGTCCCATAGATGTCTCATTGGAAAGCACAAGTTCATCGCCTGCTTGAAAGTTTCCGGAG ATTCATCAGCTCTATCCCTCTTGATGGACAACAAAGGCGTACACCCGCTTGATGTTAGCATAACGGCTCCAGATTACGTCACCATAGCTGAATATACAGTTCATGTTGAAGCGAACGGTCATAATGAG ACacaggtgagtgtttctgtcagtGACACTATGAATGACATGGCGATAGTTCTCAAAGTCGCAGAAGAAACCTGTAGAATCAATCTTGACACCGCAGTCACAAGAAACAGGGGTCGTGCAATACCAATGAGGCTAACTTCAACCTACATGCTGGTGCCTGCATTTGTTCTCCTTGGACTGGTGGGATTATGCGTCAAACTCCGGAAGTCGAGTAAGCCAGATGGTGCACCAGCGTACCAGAAGCTCGATGCACCAGAGCTGCCAGTTTCCATCGGAGGGAAGAAAGAAGCTGATCATGCTGACAAGTGGGATGACAACTGGGGAGATGACTGGGATGACGAGGaggcgccatcgacaccgtcaaacTCGATGCCTAACCTATCATCGAAAGGTCTGGCTTCAAGGAAATCCACCAAGGATGGCTGGAAAGATTAG